In the genome of Luteitalea pratensis, the window CGCCGCGTCCGGGTGCCGACAGTCGCGGTGCCGCCACTGGCTGCAGGCGCAGCGCTCTCCTCGAACGCCCCGAAGAGCTGGTCCTTCGTCTTCTGCAGGCTGGACTTCAGGCGGTCGAAGAAGCTCACTCAGCGAGTGTAGCAATTTCAAAATTGCACGATTTCACAATTTCATCAGCCACCGCCGCGCTCCGCTGTGCCGGCCAAGCCGCTGCAATTCTGAACTTCTGAACTTCTGCAATTCTGCAATGCTGCAATTCCCTAATGCCGCTCATGCTTCTGGGGGCGCAGCATGAGGGCCTCGGTGGCGGCCATCGGGTGAGTGCGGCCCGTGAGGACGCTGGCCATCTGCTCCGCGATGGGTAATTCCACGCCCGCGGCCGCGCCAAGCGCGAGGATGCCCTCGGCGGTGTTGACGCCTTCGGCCACCATGCGCATGCCGGCGAGAATCTCCGCGAGGGCTCGTCCTTGGCCCAACTCGACGCCGAGGTGGTGGTTACGGCTGGCGGCGCCCGTGCACGTCAGCACCAGGTCGCCCAGGCCACTCAGGCCGGCCAGCGTCTCGTGCCGGCCGCCCATCGCCACGGCGAGGCGCGTCATCTCCGCGAGCCCTCGCGTGACCAGGCCAGCCAGCGCATTGTGCCCCAGGCCCAACCCTTCGACTACGCCGGCGGCGATCGCGATGACGTTCTTGTACGCGCCCCCGATCTCGACGCCGACCACGTCGTCGGTCGCGTAGAGCCGGAAGCGCTTGCCGCGCAAGTCCTTCAGGACGCGGGCGCTCGCCGCCGCGTCGGTGGCTGCCGCAACCATCGCGGTGGGCAGTTCTCGCGCCACTTCGTGAGCGAAGCTCGGCCCGGAGAGAACGACGATCGGACAGCCCGCCGGAAGTTCTTCGCCCAGCACCTGCGACATGCGCGTCCACGTGACCCGCTCGAGCCCCTTGGTCGCGCTCACGATCACGGTGCCGGTCCGCACGGCATGGGCGCTCGGGCGCAACATGTCGCGCGTGCCATGCGAGGGCACCGCCCACACGATCATCGACGCCGACGCAACGGCGGCCGCGATGTCATCGGTCGGATGCACGTTGTCCGGCAACCGAAGTTCGGGCAGGTAATCGGCGTTCTCGCGTGCCTGGCACATGCGTGCGGCGAGAGCCGGGTCGCGCGCACACAGGTGCACGTCATGGCCGACGCGCGCGAGATGCATCGCCAGCGCCGTGCCCCACGAACCCGCACCGACGACCGTCGTGATCACAAGCGTTGCCCCAGGCGCAGCTCGACCCCGAGCCAGAGGCGCCGCATGTTGGTGCGGTGGCGGAACGCCACGAACGCCGACGCGACACTGGCGCCGACGACAACGGCCGGCGAGCCGGCAAACCAGGCGGTCAGCGGCGGCAACGCCACCATCGCCCCGATCGATCCCACCGAGACGACACGCGATACCGCGATCAGCACCACGAACACTGCTGCAGACACGGCGGTCGCGGCAGGTGCAAGCAGCGCGAACACGCCAGCCGTGGTCGCCATGCCCTTACCGCCGCGGAAGCCGAGCCACGGCGGATAGGCATGGCCAGCGATGGCAGCCAGTCCCGCACAAATGGCGACCGTCGACTGCCGGGTGATCGCCTCGGCGAGCCAGACGGCCAGGCTGCCCTTGGTCGCGTCGAGCGCAAGGACGGTGACGGCCGTCGCCGGTGACGAGACGCGCAACACATTGGCGGCGCCGACATTGCCGGAGCCGACCCTGCGCAGATCGATGCCGCTACGTCGCGTCAGCAGGTAGGGAAACGGGATGGATCCGAGAACGAACCCCGCTGCCACGACAAGGACCGACGCCCCGCCGATCATCGAGCCAGCCCCACCGGGTCGTGGCCCGTGAGCGCGAGTCGCAGCATGTCGAGCGCCGCGGAGACCGACTGGTGGCGCACGACGACACGATCGCCAACGAAGTGAGCGTGCCGGCAGGCGACGATCGACGGCGTGTGCAGGGCGATGAACACCGTCCCGACCGGCTTGGCGTCTGTGCC includes:
- a CDS encoding NAD(P)H-dependent glycerol-3-phosphate dehydrogenase yields the protein MITTVVGAGSWGTALAMHLARVGHDVHLCARDPALAARMCQARENADYLPELRLPDNVHPTDDIAAAVASASMIVWAVPSHGTRDMLRPSAHAVRTGTVIVSATKGLERVTWTRMSQVLGEELPAGCPIVVLSGPSFAHEVARELPTAMVAAATDAAASARVLKDLRGKRFRLYATDDVVGVEIGGAYKNVIAIAAGVVEGLGLGHNALAGLVTRGLAEMTRLAVAMGGRHETLAGLSGLGDLVLTCTGAASRNHHLGVELGQGRALAEILAGMRMVAEGVNTAEGILALGAAAGVELPIAEQMASVLTGRTHPMAATEALMLRPQKHERH
- the plsY gene encoding glycerol-3-phosphate 1-O-acyltransferase PlsY is translated as MIGGASVLVVAAGFVLGSIPFPYLLTRRSGIDLRRVGSGNVGAANVLRVSSPATAVTVLALDATKGSLAVWLAEAITRQSTVAICAGLAAIAGHAYPPWLGFRGGKGMATTAGVFALLAPAATAVSAAVFVVLIAVSRVVSVGSIGAMVALPPLTAWFAGSPAVVVGASVASAFVAFRHRTNMRRLWLGVELRLGQRL